One Vibrio taketomensis DNA window includes the following coding sequences:
- a CDS encoding SLC13 family permease: MRSFIKYVIPVLIPLLILLMPLSAFPFEGMTILQQRVIAIFLLAALCWVLEPIPIYATSVVIIVLELLMLSDKGIIWFRSSQGEAHFGELLRYNDIMATFASPIIMLFLGGFFLAMAATKYRLDVNLARVLLKPFGNQPKYVMLGLMLITAVFSMFMSNTATTAMMLAILTPVIAVFAPNDPGRVAFALCIPVAANIGGIGTPIGTPPNAIALKYLVGENYISFGEWMAFGVPFVVVMMAFAWFVINALYTAEQKNIELTIQGKFLKTPKAMVVYVTFGLTVLLWLMGSSHGMNSYTVALIPVAIFSLTGIINKEDLKKISWDVLWLVSGGIALGLALDKTGLASLVVHSIPFDEYSPYVVLFGAAGLCLLMANFMSHTATANLLMPIMAALGASMTSLAPLGGEVTLILVVTFAASLGMSLPISTPPNALAHATGNVQSNQMAKVGVIIGVVGVAMSFFMVWLLHTVGHIG, from the coding sequence ATGCGTTCTTTTATTAAATACGTCATACCAGTGTTGATACCACTGTTAATTTTATTAATGCCTTTGAGTGCCTTTCCGTTCGAAGGCATGACCATTCTTCAACAGCGAGTTATCGCGATATTCTTATTAGCAGCACTTTGCTGGGTGTTAGAACCTATTCCTATCTATGCCACTTCCGTGGTGATTATTGTTTTAGAACTACTCATGCTTTCTGACAAAGGCATCATTTGGTTTCGTAGTAGCCAAGGTGAAGCGCATTTTGGAGAACTGCTTAGATACAACGATATTATGGCGACCTTTGCGAGCCCAATTATCATGCTATTTTTGGGTGGTTTTTTCCTGGCGATGGCGGCGACGAAATACCGTTTGGATGTGAACTTAGCGCGTGTGTTGCTAAAGCCTTTTGGTAATCAGCCTAAATATGTGATGTTAGGTTTAATGCTGATTACTGCTGTATTTTCAATGTTCATGTCCAATACCGCGACAACAGCAATGATGCTGGCGATTCTTACCCCAGTAATTGCGGTGTTTGCACCTAATGATCCAGGCCGCGTTGCCTTTGCGCTGTGCATTCCTGTGGCAGCGAACATTGGTGGTATTGGTACACCAATCGGTACGCCTCCTAACGCTATCGCACTCAAATACCTAGTGGGTGAAAACTATATTTCATTCGGTGAATGGATGGCATTTGGCGTTCCTTTTGTTGTGGTCATGATGGCGTTTGCATGGTTTGTAATCAATGCGCTATACACAGCAGAACAAAAGAACATTGAGTTGACTATTCAAGGTAAATTCCTCAAAACACCAAAAGCGATGGTGGTGTATGTCACGTTCGGTTTAACAGTTCTACTTTGGTTGATGGGGTCATCACATGGTATGAACTCCTATACCGTTGCGTTAATTCCTGTCGCGATCTTCTCTCTGACTGGCATTATCAACAAAGAAGACCTTAAGAAAATTTCTTGGGATGTATTGTGGTTAGTGTCTGGTGGTATTGCTCTTGGTTTAGCTCTGGATAAAACCGGGTTAGCAAGCCTTGTTGTTCATAGCATACCGTTTGATGAATATTCTCCTTACGTAGTTTTATTCGGTGCAGCGGGTCTATGTTTGTTGATGGCAAACTTTATGTCACACACGGCAACAGCCAACTTATTGATGCCGATTATGGCAGCGCTTGGCGCATCGATGACTTCACTGGCTCCGCTGGGTGGAGAAGTGACGCTTATTCTCGTGGTAACGTTCGCAGCGTCGTTGGGTATGTCTTTACCAATCAGTACACCACCAAACGCACTGGCGCATGCAACGGGTAATGTACAAAGTAATCAAATGGCGAAAGTTGGCGTGATTATTGGTGTAGTTGGTGTTGCGATGAGCTTTTTCATGGTGTGGTTACTGCACACGGTTGGACACATTGGATAA
- a CDS encoding sensor histidine kinase, with product MNQPDLSSLISRYFSQPDRTLEVEAGATLLEQHERNERLYYVLDGELEGYVSDRGEERAKVFSAGAGAFIGVHSFFSGIWLASSTVIAKTRATLAWIDRNIPAVDEETFGPLTAQFTPVIVNELSRRQWRATQEALAKEKALRKLAMAEQMTTLGQLAAGIAHELNNAIGVVSSKSERLEGVIVTLLEELHPEASQFFDHGLLYGQKCTSSEARVRAREYEKRYGLDKATAKDLARALPCEMLSKHWLTNPQQAVKYWKMGRDLHDLRMASKHTVGIVRSVKQLGRADIDAQELVDINESINRAVSLLHSELRRVSVRINPGELPRFQGSQTELVQVWVNIIKNACDAMQATPSPLIEIKTRKNRNRLLVTITNNGPEIEANTRRRIFDPNFTTKKGGLSFGLGLGLSIARRIVSGYGGTIAVKSGEQQTIFRIKLPIED from the coding sequence ATGAATCAACCAGATTTATCCAGTTTAATCAGCCGCTACTTTAGTCAACCGGACCGGACTCTTGAAGTGGAGGCCGGTGCCACCTTGTTAGAGCAGCATGAGCGTAATGAGCGGCTTTATTATGTGTTGGACGGTGAGTTAGAGGGGTATGTCTCAGATCGCGGTGAGGAAAGGGCAAAAGTTTTTTCAGCGGGCGCAGGCGCGTTTATTGGAGTACACAGTTTCTTCTCTGGAATTTGGCTTGCCTCCTCGACAGTGATTGCTAAAACCAGAGCGACACTGGCGTGGATCGACCGTAATATTCCGGCAGTCGACGAAGAGACATTTGGTCCATTAACTGCTCAGTTTACGCCCGTGATTGTCAATGAGTTGTCTCGCCGTCAATGGCGCGCTACACAAGAAGCATTAGCCAAAGAAAAGGCGTTACGTAAGTTGGCTATGGCCGAGCAGATGACCACGCTTGGTCAGTTAGCGGCAGGTATTGCACATGAGCTCAATAATGCGATTGGTGTGGTAAGTAGTAAATCTGAACGTTTAGAAGGCGTTATTGTTACTCTCTTGGAAGAATTGCATCCGGAAGCAAGCCAGTTCTTCGACCATGGCTTATTGTATGGGCAAAAATGTACATCCAGTGAGGCACGAGTCAGAGCAAGAGAGTACGAAAAGCGTTATGGTTTAGATAAAGCAACCGCAAAAGACTTAGCGCGAGCACTACCGTGTGAGATGCTTTCAAAACATTGGCTGACAAACCCTCAACAAGCGGTCAAGTATTGGAAAATGGGGCGCGATTTACATGATCTTAGAATGGCTTCTAAGCATACAGTAGGCATTGTTCGCTCGGTAAAACAACTGGGGCGCGCTGATATAGATGCGCAAGAGTTAGTTGATATTAACGAAAGCATCAACCGTGCAGTGTCATTACTACATAGTGAATTAAGACGAGTATCGGTGCGCATTAATCCCGGAGAGCTGCCAAGATTTCAAGGCTCTCAAACAGAACTTGTTCAGGTTTGGGTGAACATTATTAAGAATGCGTGTGATGCAATGCAAGCCACACCTTCGCCTTTAATCGAAATTAAGACAAGGAAAAACCGTAATCGATTATTAGTGACGATTACAAACAATGGGCCAGAAATAGAGGCCAATACCAGAAGACGAATATTTGACCCCAACTTTACGACTAAAAAAGGTGGGTTGTCTTTTGGCCTAGGATTAGGTCTATCTATCGCTCGTAGAATAGTGTCCGGTTATGGAGGCACTATCGCGGTTAAAAGCGGTGAACAACAGACCATATTTAGAATTAAATTACCTATCGAGGATTAA
- a CDS encoding response regulator: protein MDKLNVICVDDQREVLSAVLHDLEPLAEWLNIEDCESADEVLALMDELDSEGEYIAVVVSDHVMPAKTGVELLTDICADRRFTHTKKVLLTGQATHTDTIQAINTAGINQYFEKPWQSDVLIQAITRLATEFIFDSGLDYSQYHAHLDQQVVLERLR, encoded by the coding sequence ATGGACAAGCTAAATGTAATTTGTGTCGACGACCAAAGAGAGGTTCTGAGCGCGGTATTGCACGATCTTGAACCGTTAGCAGAATGGTTAAATATCGAGGACTGTGAATCTGCTGATGAGGTGTTAGCGCTTATGGATGAGCTGGACTCGGAAGGAGAGTACATCGCAGTTGTTGTCTCTGACCACGTTATGCCTGCCAAAACGGGCGTAGAACTGCTAACGGATATTTGTGCTGATCGTCGTTTCACTCACACCAAAAAAGTACTGCTGACTGGGCAGGCAACTCATACTGATACGATTCAAGCGATCAACACTGCAGGCATTAATCAGTATTTTGAAAAGCCTTGGCAATCTGATGTGTTAATTCAAGCTATCACCCGTTTAGCGACTGAGTTTATTTTTGATTCAGGGTTGGATTACAGTCAATATCATGCGCACCTTGATCAGCAAGTAGTATTAGAAAGATTGCGCTAA
- the cdd gene encoding cytidine deaminase, translated as MRTRIEQALQNLPTEVAEYLSPIVLAQDFDATLSEDQYQQLLTLSQLSDAALRVALLPLAAAYSYAPISNFYVGAIVRGLTGRLYFGANMELAGAQLGQTVHAEQSAISHAWMKGEQGVSDITINFSPCGHCRQFMNELTTANNLIVQLPKREEMTLQQYLPESFGPADLGIDAGLMAKVDHGKSCNEEDSLVTAALSALNSSHSPYTHNYSGVAIKLKDGRIYRGSYAENAAFNPSLPPLQVALGQILLSGNTFESIESAALVEMSDGSISHLADTQASLEVINPDIPLTYLAI; from the coding sequence ATGAGAACCCGTATCGAGCAGGCATTACAAAACCTACCAACAGAAGTAGCTGAGTACCTTTCACCGATCGTATTAGCACAAGATTTTGATGCAACGCTGAGCGAAGACCAGTACCAACAGTTACTGACGCTATCCCAATTAAGCGATGCTGCATTACGCGTTGCTTTACTCCCTCTAGCGGCAGCTTATTCGTACGCTCCGATTTCAAATTTCTACGTGGGAGCGATCGTGCGTGGATTAACGGGTCGCCTATATTTTGGTGCCAATATGGAATTAGCTGGTGCACAGCTTGGTCAAACCGTTCATGCAGAGCAATCTGCCATTAGTCATGCGTGGATGAAGGGTGAACAAGGTGTCTCAGATATCACCATTAACTTCAGCCCATGTGGTCACTGTCGCCAGTTTATGAATGAACTAACGACGGCGAACAATTTAATTGTTCAACTACCAAAACGTGAAGAGATGACGCTACAGCAATACCTTCCAGAGTCTTTTGGCCCAGCAGATTTGGGGATTGACGCAGGTTTAATGGCAAAAGTAGATCATGGTAAATCATGTAATGAAGAAGACTCTTTGGTAACGGCAGCACTGAGTGCTCTCAACTCTAGCCATTCACCATATACTCACAATTACAGCGGCGTCGCGATTAAACTTAAAGATGGTCGTATCTATCGTGGTAGTTACGCAGAGAACGCAGCGTTTAACCCTAGCCTACCGCCATTACAAGTCGCGCTTGGCCAGATCCTACTTTCAGGTAACACTTTTGAATCAATTGAAAGTGCTGCTCTGGTAGAAATGAGCGATGGTTCGATTAGCCACCTAGCAGATACACAAGCTTCATTAGAAGTGATCAATCCAGATATCCCGCTAACGTACTTGGCTATCTAA
- a CDS encoding LrgB family protein: MWMLVTIVTFFFARWVSRKFNTPIFNPLIISIAIIIPALIYFKVPFDTYYAENEWLSFALQPAVVALAYPLYEQLPQIRANWRIVTLACSVGSIMSMLTSTLIAISLKADITLIASLLGKSVTTPIAMEVSRNLGGEPAIAAILVLLVGLFGAILAYPIYNLLNITHPIAKGLTMGTVSHALGTATCAEKNGEDAAFSSLALVLCGVITSVLAPSFFTLALWLSA, encoded by the coding sequence ATGTGGATGCTCGTCACCATCGTTACATTCTTTTTCGCTCGTTGGGTTAGCCGAAAATTCAATACACCAATTTTCAACCCGCTTATCATCAGTATCGCGATAATTATTCCTGCATTAATATACTTTAAAGTCCCATTTGATACCTATTATGCTGAGAATGAATGGCTTAGCTTCGCGCTGCAGCCCGCTGTCGTCGCGCTTGCCTATCCGCTCTATGAGCAATTACCCCAGATACGTGCCAATTGGCGCATAGTTACTCTTGCCTGTAGCGTTGGTAGCATTATGTCAATGCTAACCAGTACGCTTATCGCTATTTCTCTAAAAGCCGATATCACTTTGATCGCCAGTCTACTTGGTAAATCAGTGACAACTCCAATCGCTATGGAAGTATCACGTAACTTAGGTGGTGAGCCAGCCATTGCTGCGATTCTGGTTCTTTTAGTCGGACTGTTTGGGGCAATTCTTGCTTATCCGATTTACAACCTACTCAATATCACCCATCCCATTGCCAAAGGCCTAACCATGGGCACGGTTTCTCACGCTCTCGGTACTGCGACTTGCGCGGAGAAAAATGGCGAAGACGCAGCATTTAGCTCTTTAGCTCTAGTGCTATGCGGTGTGATTACTTCAGTTTTAGCTCCTAGTTTCTTCACGCTTGCTCTTTGGCTAAGTGCGTAG
- a CDS encoding CidA/LrgA family protein, producing MALNLLKYIVSMALILACLWAGISIQQLVGTSIPGSIIGMIILFGLLASGIVSGDWVKPSATLFIRYMILLFVPISVGLMNHFDTLIDNALPILAAAVGGTLLVLICLGLMLDRMLKRGQK from the coding sequence ATGGCTCTCAATTTACTTAAATATATCGTCTCAATGGCACTGATTCTCGCGTGTCTTTGGGCTGGTATATCGATTCAACAACTGGTTGGTACTTCGATACCAGGCAGTATTATTGGCATGATCATTCTATTTGGCTTGTTGGCGAGTGGGATTGTTTCAGGTGACTGGGTAAAACCGAGTGCAACTCTATTCATCCGTTACATGATTTTGCTTTTCGTGCCCATCAGCGTAGGGTTGATGAACCACTTCGATACTTTAATAGATAACGCACTACCGATCCTCGCTGCAGCTGTAGGAGGCACTCTGTTAGTTCTGATTTGTTTAGGGCTAATGCTTGATCGAATGTTGAAGCGAGGACAGAAATAA
- the sbcB gene encoding exodeoxyribonuclease I has protein sequence MQHQPTFFFFDYETWGTSPAKDRPSQFAGVRTDMDFNIVGEPVVIYCQPPSDYLPSPEAALITGITPQTAVTKGLSEPEFIAQIHQQLATPNTISLGYNSIRFDDEVTRYTCYRNFFDPYAWSWQNGNSRWDLLDVMRACHALRPEGIEWPENEDGFTSFKLEHLSVANGIEHSNAHDAMADVIATIEMAKKVKAAQPKLFDYFLSMRHKKKLNELIDIVNMTPLMHVSGMLGRECHYTSWIVPVAWHPTNQNAVIVVDLAKDPKPLLELDADALRERLYTKHTDLAEDELPVPVKLVHINKCPILAPAKTLTAENAGKIGINREQCLENLQLLRQHPELREKLIGLFATEREYETQNDVDTQLYDNFFSPADRAAMDIIRQTPAEQLADLDLEYSDARIAPLLFRYRARNYPWTLNENEQLRWQNHCQDYFQSRIDDYMINLENLVHEHESDEKKIALLKSVYQYVEKLVL, from the coding sequence ATGCAGCATCAGCCAACGTTTTTCTTTTTTGACTATGAAACGTGGGGAACGAGCCCAGCGAAGGATCGACCGAGTCAATTCGCGGGTGTTCGTACCGACATGGATTTCAATATTGTTGGCGAACCTGTTGTAATTTACTGCCAACCTCCAAGCGATTACTTGCCTTCTCCAGAGGCTGCGTTGATCACGGGTATTACTCCTCAAACCGCCGTTACTAAAGGGTTATCAGAGCCTGAATTTATCGCACAAATTCATCAGCAGCTTGCAACACCAAATACCATTAGCCTTGGCTATAACAGTATTCGTTTTGATGATGAAGTGACTCGATATACTTGCTACCGCAACTTCTTTGACCCATACGCTTGGAGCTGGCAAAACGGCAATTCTCGTTGGGATCTATTGGATGTCATGCGCGCTTGTCATGCGTTGCGCCCAGAAGGGATCGAGTGGCCAGAAAACGAAGACGGCTTTACGAGTTTTAAGCTCGAACATCTATCCGTCGCTAATGGCATTGAACATAGCAATGCTCACGATGCAATGGCTGACGTTATTGCCACTATCGAAATGGCGAAAAAGGTCAAAGCGGCACAGCCAAAGCTGTTCGATTATTTCTTATCAATGCGCCACAAGAAAAAGCTCAATGAGTTAATTGATATCGTAAATATGACCCCTCTAATGCACGTATCAGGCATGCTGGGTCGCGAGTGTCATTATACCAGTTGGATTGTCCCTGTTGCGTGGCACCCAACCAATCAAAATGCAGTTATTGTCGTTGATTTAGCCAAAGATCCCAAACCACTACTAGAGCTTGATGCTGACGCATTGAGAGAACGCCTATACACCAAACATACTGACCTAGCAGAAGACGAGCTACCAGTACCTGTTAAACTGGTGCATATCAACAAATGCCCTATTCTCGCTCCTGCTAAAACACTCACCGCAGAAAATGCAGGGAAAATCGGCATCAATCGCGAACAGTGTTTAGAAAACCTGCAGCTTTTGCGTCAACATCCAGAATTGCGTGAAAAACTAATCGGTTTATTCGCAACAGAACGTGAATATGAAACGCAAAACGATGTTGATACTCAGCTATACGATAACTTCTTCTCACCAGCCGATCGCGCAGCGATGGACATTATTCGTCAAACACCAGCAGAGCAGTTAGCTGATCTTGATCTGGAATATAGTGATGCGCGTATCGCCCCACTATTGTTTAGATATCGTGCTCGTAACTACCCATGGACGCTCAACGAAAACGAACAACTTCGTTGGCAAAATCACTGTCAGGATTACTTCCAAAGTCGCATAGACGACTACATGATAAATCTTGAAAACTTAGTTCATGAACATGAAAGTGATGAAAAGAAAATCGCTCTATTAAAATCCGTCTATCAATATGTCGAGAAACTTGTTCTCTAG
- a CDS encoding PAS domain S-box protein, which translates to MEILVNEVIRARDEQDLYTRCLNEIYAQYQPNHCLVAEYHRDQGIAQTLTYLCNGALANNFSYDLKNTPCENVITHSRLCSYSANIQQHFPDDIALKDLQAESYIGIPLQAQDGSIVGVIALLFDAPLQIEKFDQTWLLTMGFLIGKTIIQQRLTKEKERLLRQFERSEQITKSCSWEWDVASDRFYCSQNLAVMFGIDDARTLTFDDFFSHYVFVSPERYKQFIASATAQLGVSKIIVDKAHSRCRQALELTFYRDYDESGRLVCIEGNIKNINDFSQLESNHLIAQKIIELSNNGVIVTDEDNRILHMNAQAEQITGYSLREVFGRSPGIFRSDIHDNSFYLKMWKKLSQNDYWSGEVWNQTKTGVVYPEFLSISTVRDNNRMVKNYIGIFEDISDRKLLEKELKQYKTSRILWDFIPVLSSLNISKNIRT; encoded by the coding sequence ATGGAAATACTGGTCAATGAAGTTATTCGTGCTCGTGACGAACAAGACTTATATACGCGCTGCCTTAATGAAATCTACGCTCAATACCAACCTAATCATTGCTTGGTTGCTGAGTATCATCGCGATCAGGGAATCGCGCAGACGCTTACCTATTTATGCAATGGAGCATTAGCAAATAATTTTTCATATGACTTAAAAAATACGCCATGTGAAAACGTGATAACACACAGTCGCCTTTGTAGTTATAGCGCCAACATCCAACAACATTTCCCTGATGATATAGCGCTGAAGGATCTTCAGGCTGAAAGCTACATTGGAATTCCATTACAAGCTCAAGATGGCTCGATTGTTGGGGTCATTGCGCTGTTGTTTGATGCTCCGCTTCAGATAGAAAAGTTTGACCAAACGTGGCTGTTAACGATGGGTTTTTTGATTGGGAAAACGATAATTCAGCAGCGCTTAACAAAAGAGAAAGAGCGCTTGCTGCGTCAATTTGAACGCTCAGAGCAGATCACTAAATCATGTTCTTGGGAATGGGATGTCGCATCGGACCGTTTTTATTGTTCACAAAACTTAGCAGTCATGTTTGGGATCGATGACGCGAGAACACTTACGTTTGATGATTTTTTCTCTCACTATGTTTTTGTTTCACCAGAGCGCTATAAACAGTTTATTGCGAGTGCAACCGCACAGTTGGGTGTCAGTAAAATCATTGTTGATAAAGCCCATTCTCGTTGTAGGCAAGCTTTAGAATTGACGTTTTACCGTGATTATGACGAAAGTGGTCGCCTTGTATGTATTGAGGGAAACATTAAAAACATCAATGATTTTTCGCAACTAGAGAGTAATCATTTAATTGCGCAAAAGATTATTGAACTGTCGAACAACGGGGTAATTGTTACTGACGAAGATAATCGTATCCTCCACATGAATGCGCAAGCTGAACAAATAACAGGGTATAGCTTAAGGGAAGTGTTTGGTCGCTCACCTGGAATTTTTCGATCTGATATTCATGACAATAGTTTCTATCTTAAAATGTGGAAGAAACTGAGCCAGAACGATTATTGGTCTGGAGAGGTATGGAATCAAACTAAAACAGGCGTTGTTTACCCTGAGTTTTTATCTATCTCTACCGTGCGTGATAACAACCGAATGGTTAAAAACTACATTGGTATTTTTGAAGATATTAGCGATAGAAAATTACTTGAGAAAGAGCTTAAACAATATAAAACGAGCAGGATTTTGTGGGACTTTATACCCGTACTCAGTTCGTTGAATATTTCGAAAAACATTCGAACTTAA
- a CDS encoding putative bifunctional diguanylate cyclase/phosphodiesterase, protein MDINRFSAINNLHGEAFGNKVLRYVGILLYRHFCGNGVNVCRYAADQFALSCPTMDVEKVDVLVDEIRDKLERQFYISGQQMTLNVNIGYALPSSAASGIHLMAQAYYALSSAKSLLSPSTVRYSEYLEKHIGRKYRLGIELKRAIDAKQLHVEYQPIYDLESKRVVKFEALARWTRNGEAVSPFEFIPIAEELGYINQLGNLVLSIACRDLKLLRDRGHDDVQISVNRSIQELTNESIEDCSILKIIHESGLSTSDIVLEITESIPLEDKPEVQELLGDLRHKGLKLALDDFGTGFASFSNLMKNTVDILKIDRTFIRDIESDKNNAVLVQSVNMLATGLGLDVIAEGVETEGQLKRLQAMGCKFIQGYYISRPVVFEQTLAFLE, encoded by the coding sequence GTGGATATTAATCGCTTCTCCGCAATCAATAATTTGCATGGTGAAGCTTTTGGCAACAAAGTTTTGCGCTACGTTGGCATCTTGTTATATCGACATTTCTGTGGCAATGGAGTGAATGTTTGCCGCTATGCTGCTGATCAGTTTGCATTGAGTTGTCCGACGATGGATGTTGAAAAAGTGGATGTCCTCGTTGATGAAATAAGGGACAAACTCGAACGGCAATTTTACATCTCTGGCCAGCAAATGACGTTGAATGTGAATATTGGTTATGCCTTACCTTCCTCTGCTGCGAGTGGGATTCATCTCATGGCTCAGGCGTATTATGCACTCTCTTCAGCAAAATCGCTTTTGAGTCCGAGTACGGTTCGCTATTCCGAATATTTAGAAAAGCACATAGGCAGAAAGTATCGGCTAGGGATCGAGTTAAAACGAGCAATCGATGCAAAGCAGTTACATGTTGAGTATCAGCCTATTTATGATCTTGAATCGAAGAGAGTCGTTAAGTTTGAGGCGTTAGCTCGATGGACAAGAAATGGTGAAGCGGTTTCTCCTTTTGAATTTATACCCATTGCAGAGGAGTTAGGATACATCAATCAACTCGGCAACTTGGTGTTGTCGATCGCGTGTCGTGATCTCAAGCTCTTACGCGATCGCGGTCATGATGACGTCCAAATATCGGTTAACCGCTCCATTCAAGAACTAACCAATGAAAGTATCGAAGATTGCTCAATTCTAAAGATCATTCATGAATCGGGATTATCGACATCCGACATTGTCCTTGAGATCACAGAGTCGATTCCGCTAGAAGACAAACCCGAGGTTCAAGAACTGTTAGGTGATTTACGCCATAAGGGGCTGAAATTGGCATTAGACGATTTTGGTACAGGGTTTGCGTCATTTTCAAATTTAATGAAGAACACTGTAGATATTCTAAAAATCGACAGAACCTTTATTCGTGATATTGAAAGTGACAAAAATAATGCGGTTTTGGTGCAATCGGTGAATATGCTAGCTACAGGGCTTGGATTGGATGTGATAGCGGAAGGCGTTGAAACAGAGGGGCAGCTAAAGCGATTGCAAGCGATGGGCTGTAAGTTTATTCAAGGCTACTATATTAGCCGTCCCGTGGTGTTTGAACAGACGTTGGCCTTTCTAGAATAG
- a CDS encoding cold-shock protein, protein MSNKMTGSVKWFNETKGFGFISQDNGGADVFVHFRSIVSEGFKTLSEGQKVSFEVEQGQKGPQAANVVAL, encoded by the coding sequence ATGTCTAACAAAATGACTGGTTCTGTAAAATGGTTCAACGAAACTAAAGGCTTTGGTTTCATTTCTCAAGACAACGGCGGCGCAGACGTATTCGTACACTTCCGTTCAATCGTTTCTGAAGGCTTCAAAACTCTTTCTGAAGGCCAAAAAGTAAGCTTCGAAGTTGAACAAGGTCAAAAAGGCCCACAAGCTGCTAACGTTGTAGCTCTATAA
- a CDS encoding L-cystine transporter — protein sequence MSFAVLASLSIFAVLLGVVFHQQSKQHRLSRLVLIGLVLGSLYGLGLQFVFSDHNQITHATLEWINIIGQGYVNLLKMIIMPLVLVSMLAAVVNLEKDGSLGKISGVSITVLLATTAIAALIGIAVAGLFNLSASGLVAGTRESAQLVELGNREAMLNQLNVPQMLISFVPTNIFSDLSGARSTSIISVVIFAVLLGIAGRKVMIEKPELEQPIRTFVGTIQAVVMRLVKLIMALTPYGIAALMAKVIASASLADISQLLQFILASYLAIALMFAVHAILVSFVGVSPKSYFSKIWPVLTFAFSSRSSAATIPLNVETQIAKLGVPPAIANLSASFGATIGQNGCAGIYPAMLAVMVATSMGIDPFNWHFILSLVAVVTVSSFGIAGVGGGATFAALIVLPTMGLPVTIVALLISIEPLLDMARTALNVSGAMTAGTLTSRLLDKKGINQDATATN from the coding sequence ATGTCATTTGCTGTATTAGCTTCATTGAGCATTTTCGCCGTTTTGCTAGGTGTGGTATTTCACCAGCAAAGCAAACAACACCGCCTTTCTCGATTAGTACTCATTGGATTAGTGTTGGGAAGCTTATACGGTTTAGGGCTTCAGTTTGTTTTTAGTGACCACAACCAAATCACTCATGCCACACTAGAATGGATAAATATAATCGGCCAAGGCTATGTCAACTTACTTAAGATGATCATTATGCCTTTGGTGCTGGTATCTATGCTTGCTGCGGTGGTGAACTTAGAAAAAGATGGTTCACTAGGAAAAATCTCTGGTGTTTCCATCACCGTTTTATTGGCAACCACCGCCATCGCCGCATTGATCGGTATTGCGGTCGCGGGGTTATTCAATCTATCTGCAAGCGGATTGGTCGCGGGAACGCGTGAAAGCGCACAATTAGTGGAACTTGGCAACCGTGAAGCAATGCTCAATCAACTTAACGTTCCACAAATGCTGATTAGTTTTGTCCCTACAAATATTTTTTCTGATCTATCCGGTGCACGTTCTACTTCGATTATCTCGGTAGTAATTTTTGCCGTACTTTTGGGTATTGCTGGGCGTAAAGTTATGATCGAAAAACCTGAGTTAGAGCAACCAATTCGCACATTTGTTGGCACCATTCAGGCTGTTGTTATGCGCTTAGTAAAGCTCATTATGGCACTTACACCGTACGGCATTGCTGCTCTGATGGCTAAAGTTATCGCGAGTGCTAGCCTTGCCGATATATCACAGCTGCTGCAATTTATACTCGCTTCATACCTTGCAATTGCTCTCATGTTCGCGGTACACGCGATTCTGGTCAGCTTTGTTGGCGTTAGTCCGAAAAGCTATTTCAGCAAAATCTGGCCTGTGCTGACCTTTGCTTTTTCATCGCGTAGCTCAGCCGCAACCATTCCTCTTAATGTGGAAACGCAAATCGCTAAACTTGGCGTACCACCAGCAATCGCGAATCTCTCTGCTTCATTTGGTGCGACAATTGGTCAAAACGGGTGTGCAGGCATCTACCCTGCCATGCTGGCTGTTATGGTGGCGACATCAATGGGGATTGACCCATTTAACTGGCATTTCATTTTATCTTTGGTGGCTGTCGTCACCGTGAGCTCATTTGGTATCGCCGGTGTGGGTGGCGGTGCAACATTTGCAGCGTTGATCGTTTTACCAACTATGGGATTACCGGTTACGATAGTCGCGCTTTTGATTTCTATCGAGCCGTTGCTAGATATGGCGCGTACGGCACTTAACGTTTCAGGTGCCATGACAGCAGGTACGCTAACAAGTCGTCTACTTGATAAGAAAGGCATAAACCAAGATGCAACCGCGACCAATTAA